AAATCCGGCTGGGCCGACGACGTACGCTTCCTGCGGGACTTCGGCCTGAACTGATGTCGCAGCAACTGCCACGACCGCCCTGTTGGGCGGTGATTTTTTCTGCACCGGCCAAACCCGCCGATCTGGCCGGGCGCATGCTGCGTCTGGCCCAGTTGCAGGCCGGCTATCTGGGGGCCGAGGCCACCGAGGATGGCGACGGTATGCCGGTCACCCGCTGTTACTGGGATGATGTCGATGCCATCGCCGCCTGGCGCGTGCATGCCGAACACCTGCTGGCACGCGAAAGCGACCGTCAGGGCCGGCTGCAGTTTTCCTTGCAGGTGGATCGTATCGAGCAGGTGGCGGATGTCAGCCGAGGCGGGGACGCATGAGCCAGCCGGGCAGAGTAGACCGTCAGCAGGCGTATCTCTTGCATGCGCAGCCCTATCGGGAAACCAGCCTGCTGGTGGAGGTACTTACCCCACAGCATGGCCGCTTTACCATGGTAGCGCGTGGCGCGCGCCGACCGCGTGCCGATGTGCGCGGCGTATTGCTGCCGTTTCAGCCGCTCACCCTGTCCTGGTTTGGCAAGGGCGAAGTGCGTACCCTGCACACGGCGGAATGGAACGGCGGCGTGCCGCAGCTGGCTGGCATTCGCCTGGTATGCGGTTTCTACCTGAATGAGCTGATGCTCAAGCTGACCGCCCGTGACGATGCCGAACCGCGCGCCTTCACTGTCTACGACCAGGCGGTCAGGGCACTGGCGGTGGCCGACTCCCTGTCCGCCACCTTGCGACGTTACGAATTGCGGCTATTGCAAGCGCTGGGCTATGCCGGCAGCTTTGCCTGCGATCAGCACGGCGAGGTCATCGACGCGGCAGCAGGCTACCTGTGCCGCGGCGGTGCGCTGGCAGAGCGCGATGCCGGTTTCGACCCGGCTGGCCCGTTTTTGCGCCTGCCCGGTAGTGAGCTGCTGGCCATTGAGGCCGACAATTACAGCGCCATTAGCACCCGCCGTGCGGCGCGCAGCCTGCTGCGGCTGCTATTGACCGATTTGCTGGGCGAGGAGCCATTGGCCTCGCGTGAACTCTTGCAGGCCATCAACGCCATTGCCGACTGAGGCCTGCCAACAGGAGCTGAAGATGATTTTGCTTGGTGTAAATATCGACCACGTTGCCACCCTGCGTCAGGCACGCGGTACCCGCTACCCCAGCCCGGTAGAGGCTGCACTGGTGTCCGAAACCGCCGGTGCCGACCTGATTACCCTGCATCTGCGTGAAGACCGCCGCCACATCCAGGATGCTGACGTGGTGGCCATGCGCCAGGTCATCAAGACTCGCATGAATCTGGAAATGGCGATGACGCCGGAAATGCTGGCCAATGCGCTGGCAGTGGCCCCGGAAGATGTGTGCCTGGTGCCGGAAAAGCGCGAAGAAGTCACCACCGAAGGCGGACTGGATGTGCTGGGCCACTATGCCGATGTCTGCCATTACACCGAAACCCTGCAGCAGGCCGGCATCCGCGTGTCTATCTTCATCGATCCGGATCGCGCGCAGATCAGCAAGGCCTATGAAGCCGGTGCCCGGGTGATCGAACTGCACACCGGTGCTTATGCTGACGCCGTGCACGCTGCCGAGCGTGAAGCCGAACTGGCGCGCATTCGCGGTGCGGCTGCCTTTGCTGCCGAGCTGGGCATGGTGGTGAATGCAGGTCATGGTCTCAACTATCACAACGTCAAGCCGATTGCCGCCATTCCGCAAATCAGCGAACTGAACATCGGCCACGCCATCATCGGCCAGGCGGTGTTCGTCGGTCTGGATCGTGCCGTGCGCGACATGAAGGCCCTGATGCAAGAGGCCCGTCGCGGCTAAGACACGGCAGGAAGGGACGGGGGCATGATCTACGGCATCGGTACCGATATGGTGGAAATCGCCCGTATGCAGGGCCTGCTGCAGCGCTGGGGCGACAAGGCCGGGCGGCGGATTCTGGCGGAGTCCGAAATGGCGGATTTTCTGCAATCCCGCGATCAGGCCCGCTTCTTGGCCAAGCGGTTTGCCGTGAAGGAAGCGCTGTCCAAGGCGGTTGGCACCGGGGTGGTGGAGCCGGTGTTGCTGACTGCCATCGCGGTCAGTCATGACGAACTGGGCAAGCCGCAACTGGTCTTTGCTGCGGCTCTGCAGGATTTCCTCAGCCAGCGCGGCATTGTGCGCAGCCATGTTTCCATCACCGACGAGCGGGAACATGCACTGGCCTTTGTGGTGCTGGAGCAGGCCTAAGCACCGCGCCGGGTACTGCCCGGCATGATCATCAATCAGGGGGACAGCCCCCGCACAGTCTGGAGAGTCAGCCATGCAAGTAGCGAACCTGCCGCGTGGTCCGGTGATGGTGGATGTACACGGCTTTGCCCTGAGCGAACAGGAGAGAGCCCGTCTGTCCCACCCGCTGGTGGGCGGCGTCATCCTGTTTCGCCGTAATTTTCACAATATCGAACAGCTCAAGGCACTGACCGCCGAAATCCACAGCCTGCGCACGCCGGAGCTGCTGATTGCCGTTGACCACGAGGGTGGACGCGTACAGCGTTTTCTCGATGGCTTCACCCGTTTGCCGCCGATGAGTGTGCTGGGCGAGATGTGGCAGCAGGACGAAGCCGCAGCCCGTGCCGCTGCCGAAAATGTAGGCGTGGTACTGGCTGGCGAATTGCGTGCCTGCGGGATTGATTTGTCCTTCACCCCGGTGCTGGACCTGGACTGGGGCCGCTGTGCCGTGATCGGCAACCGGGCCTTCCACCGTAATCCGCAGATTGTCAGCGAACTGGCGCTGGCTTTGCAGCGTGGCCTGCAGCAAGGCGGCATGACTACCTGTGGCAAGCATTTTCCTGGTCACGGTTTTGTCGCTGGCGACAGCCATTTCGTGATGCCGCAGGACGACAGGACGCTGGCCGAACTGGAAGCCGACGACCTGATTCCCTTTGCCCGCATGGCGGAGGCCGGCATGGGTTCGGTGATGCCGGCGCATGTGGTTTACCCGGCGGTGGATGGACGTCCAGCCGGTTTTTCGCCGGTATGGCTGCAAGATATCCTGCGCGACCAGCTGCACTTTGACGGGGTGATTTTCTCCGACGATCTGGGCATGGAAGGCGCAGCCGGCGTTGGTGGCTTTGTGGCCCGGGCTGCAGCGGCGCTGGATGCCGGCTGCGATATGGTGCTGGTATGCAATCAGCCGGAACGTGCCGATGAAGTGCTGGCCGGCCTGCAGCCGCCCGCACAGCCGCGTTTGGCCGAACGCCTGCAGCGCATGGCCGGCACCGGAACGATTGCTGGCTGGCAGCAGCAAATCCTGAGCGCAGATTTTGCTACCCGTCAGGCGCAGGTGAAGGCGCTGACCATTCCGCAAAACGTGCTGCAGGGGCCTGCCGTGGGCGAGGCCAGCTAAAGCCATCTGGCAGGTAAAACAGAAAAGCCGGCGAAAGCCGGCTTTTCTGTTTGCAATGACAATGTGTCAACTGGTCTGGGTGCGCCACAGGCGCGCCAGGTGCGAGGCACGCACGCCAGCCATGGAGGCCGGGCAGGGAGATACCACCTTGTGCGCCGGCAGGCTGGTATCACGGATCAGTGCATCGATATAGGCCGGGCCGTCGCTACGACGGATGGCCGCCACTTGCGGTTCGCTGGCCTTCTCGCTCCGCGCCAGTACCACGCCGATTTCATCATTGGCCAGTTTGACGAAGCTGCCGGGGGGATAGATGCCCAGCTCCTTGATCAGCAGGGTGGTATAGGCCGGGTCGAACTCGCTGTCCTTGCGCTGGAAAATGTGTCCCAGCGCAGCGGCGGGTACCATGCCGGCACGGTAGCTGCGCGGGGTGAGCTTGGCGCAGGTAATGTCGGCCATGTGCAGCATATGGGCCAGCGATTCGATTTCGCCGCGTGCCAGGCCATAGGGGTAGCCATTGCCCAGCCAGGATTCGTGGTGGGTCTGCACCAGCCAGTGCCACAGCTCGTCGGCCACACCGGCTTCGCGCAGAATGGCGGAACTCATCAGCGGATGGCCGGCAATTTCATCTTCCTGCTGTGGTGTCAGTACGTCCTGCTGATGATAGAGCGTGTTCTGCAACTGGCAGATGGACATGTTCATGGTGAGCGCGGCAGACAGCATGGAAGTGCGCTGCTCCGGGGATAAATCCGGAATGCGACGACTGAGCAGGGCTAGCAGGGCGGTGGTGTGCAGGGCATGCGCCGGGCCGTACTCGTTGAACGGCACCAGCAGCAAGCTGGCAATCACGCCGTCCGGGTGCTGCTCGGTCAGTCGGACGATATCGCGCACCAGCAGGCCGACCTTGCGCGGGAAGTCGTCCAGCTGCATGGCATAGGTGAGCAGGGTGCGGGTGCGCTGCTGCAGAAAGGCCATTTCATGCAGCACGCTTTCGCGCACGGTCATGGTGTCCGGCTGTTCCGGCAGGCTGACTGCGACCATGCGGTTGCCGTCAACGGAATAACCCATTTCCAGCAGCTTTTCGCGCTGGCGATCGCTCAGCACGAAATGCCCCTTGCTAAGCAGCAACAGGCCGTTCCGGGCGTAGACATCCAGCGGCAGTTCCTTGCCCATGCGGATTTGTTCGGGCACTACCTTGTCGTGCAGTTGCTTTTTGAAGCGGGTGGTCATGCTGCGGCTATCGTCGGCTCGGGTTTACAAGTGGCCAAAAGGTCAGTCCTGTCGGACAGTGGCAATTATAGGGCCAACTACCATGCAGCGCTTGGTTTTTATCCGCGACTTGCCGTGCCGGGTTCGCCGCTCAGCCTTTCCACAGACTGGCCAGAAAAGAAATGCGCACGCCTGCCAGGCTGGCGGAGCAAGGGCCGGTAATCTTGTAGGCGGACTGGCTGGTTTCGCGCAGCAGGACTTCAGCATAAGCCGGGCCATCCGCCTTGCGCAGTGCGGCTACTTGCGGTTCGCTGGGTTTGTTGCGGCGAGCCAGCACCACGGCAATTTCATTATTGGCCAGTTTGACAAAGCTGCCGGGGGGGTAAATGCCCAGCTCCCTGATCAGCATGGTGGTAAAGGCCGTGTCAAAGTCGACATCCTTGCGCTGGAACAGATTGCCCAGTGCGGTGGCGGGCAGCTGGGCTGGGCGGTAGCGGCGCGGGGCCAGCTTGGCACAGGTGATGTCGGCCAGGTGCAAAAGATGAGCCGGGGGCAGGATCTGCTTGCGCGCGAGGCCGAAGGGGTAGCCTTTGCCCTGCCAGTTTTCATGGTGGGTTTGCACCAAGGCATGCCACAGCTCGTTCTCGATACCGGCTTCACGCAGGATGGCCGAACTCAGCAAGGGATGTTCCCGGATGGCAGTCTGCTGTTCCGGTGCCAGCATGTCCTGGTGGCTGAACAGCTCGTTCTGCAGTTCGATCTGGGCAATATTCATGGTGAGCGCGGCGCATAGCAGGATCTCCCGATGACCCGCTGGCAGCGGCATGTGCCGGGTAATCAATGCCAGCAGGACCGTTGTGTGCAGTGAATGCGCCACGCCGTATTCATTGAATGGCAGCAGCAGCATGGAGGCAAGCAGTCCGTCCGGGTGGCGCTCACTCAGTTCCATGATTTTCTGGGCAATGGAACGTACCCGGGTTTCCAGTCCCGGTCGGCTCAGGGCATGCAGCAGCATGCTGCGCACTCGCTGCTGCAGGAAGATGATTTCTTCAAACAGCGACTGGCTCTTGTTTTGCTCCTGCTCGGGTTTTTCTGCTGGCTTGATTTCTTCCTGATGCTCGGCGAAACCCAGTTTGACCAGCCGGTGTTTCATCTCGGGCGATAGCACATAGTGCCCGCGCCGGAGCAGCAAAATGCCGTTCTTGGCGTAGACATCCATCGGCAATTCCTTGCCGATGGAAATGGCGCTGGATTTCAGCTTGTCCGAAAGCGGGTTGTCTGACATGGCGGGCCGTTATCGTTTAATGGCAGGATTTTATAGCTATGTCATCAGACCGGCCAGTGTTTGCCCCGGCTAAATATTGATAATGATCATTGTTTAGGCAAGTCCTGCCATGCTTTTTGCAATCGCTTTACCGAAACCGGGTACGGTGTTTTCAGTTCCTGGGCAAACAGGCTGACACGCAACTCCTCCAGCTGCCAGCGGAATTCCAGCAAGGCCGGTGATGGCTCGCCGCGCTCGCGCTCGTCGGCCAGCCGGGCTTCCCACTTGTTCCACAGCTCGCGAATTTCCGCCGCCCGCTGACCATCGCGTTGCGGATTGGCCGGCTGCTTGTCCATGCGCAGGCTCATGGCGCGCATGTAGCGGGTAAGCTGGGGCAGCTGCGCCCATGGTGTGGCCTGCAAAAAGCCTGGGTATACCAGACGGCTCAATTGCTGTTGTAGCTCATTGCCCAGGCGGTGTTTCTGCAACTTGGTATACAGCACCATGTATTCGCTGCCGATCTGGCCCAGGTATTGCGTGACCGCCTGAATCACCGCCGGCAGGCGGGTGCGGGCGCGGGTTTTCTGCTCGTTGAAGGCTTTTTCGCTGCGCGGCAGCGTGTCCTCGCCAATAAAGGCGCGGTCGCAGATGCAGGCAATAGCATCGGCCAGCAGCACATCCACATTGGCCACATTGCGCAGGTTCAGGCCAATCTGGGTCATGCCGGACAGGCCCTTGCCCAGTTGCTTCATCTGTTCCTTCAATTGCAGTTGCAACAGGCGGATGACCCCGGCGCGATGGTGGCGTTCGGCCTCGGGCTGGGTGTCGAACAGGCGGATGGCCACCTTGTCCTGCTCCAGCGTCAGCGCCGGATAGCCGGTGAGCTGCTGGCGGCCACGGGCAAACTGGATGCTTTCCGGCAGGTCGCCAAAGTCCCAGCTGCTGACCTCGTCGCGTTCGAAGTCGGCACTGCTGTCGCGGAAGGTCAGCTGGGCAGCCTGGCCAAACTGTTTTTGCAGGGCCAGCAGGTCGCGGCCCAGGCCGATTTCCTGCTTGCCGTCGTCGATGATGCGGAAGTTGAACAACAGGTGTTCCGGCAATTCCTGCTTGTTGAATTCGTCGATGTCGACCTTGACGCCACCGGTTTCGCGCAGGATGAAACGTGCCAGTTGCGGGGCAATGGGCTGCTGCTGGTCCGGATTGCTGCTGAGGAAGCGGGTGACAAAATCCGGCACCGGTACGCAACAGCGTCGCACCTGCTTGGGCAGGCCCTTGAGCAGTTGTTGCAGCTTGTCGCGCACCATGCCCGGCACCAGCCACTCAAACGGGGCGGGTTGCAGGCGGTTGAGAATGGCCAGCGGCACATCCATGGTGACGCCATCCAGCGGGTGCTTGGGTTCAAAGCGGTATTTCAGCCGCAGCTTGCCGTCTTCCAGCTCCAGCCATTCCGGAAACTGGTTTTCCGTCACGTGCTGGGCAGCGTGGCGCATCAGCTCGTCGCGGGTCAGGTGCAACAGCTTGGGTTCGGTTTTTTCCGCTTCCTTGCGCCAGGCTTCAAAGCTGGCGGCATCCACTACCGTGGCCGGAATGCGTTCGTGATAGAAGGCATACAGCGCTTCTTC
The sequence above is drawn from the Aquitalea denitrificans genome and encodes:
- a CDS encoding HD-GYP domain-containing protein produces the protein MTTRFKKQLHDKVVPEQIRMGKELPLDVYARNGLLLLSKGHFVLSDRQREKLLEMGYSVDGNRMVAVSLPEQPDTMTVRESVLHEMAFLQQRTRTLLTYAMQLDDFPRKVGLLVRDIVRLTEQHPDGVIASLLLVPFNEYGPAHALHTTALLALLSRRIPDLSPEQRTSMLSAALTMNMSICQLQNTLYHQQDVLTPQQEDEIAGHPLMSSAILREAGVADELWHWLVQTHHESWLGNGYPYGLARGEIESLAHMLHMADITCAKLTPRSYRAGMVPAAALGHIFQRKDSEFDPAYTTLLIKELGIYPPGSFVKLANDEIGVVLARSEKASEPQVAAIRRSDGPAYIDALIRDTSLPAHKVVSPCPASMAGVRASHLARLWRTQTS
- the nagZ gene encoding beta-N-acetylhexosaminidase — encoded protein: MQVANLPRGPVMVDVHGFALSEQERARLSHPLVGGVILFRRNFHNIEQLKALTAEIHSLRTPELLIAVDHEGGRVQRFLDGFTRLPPMSVLGEMWQQDEAAARAAAENVGVVLAGELRACGIDLSFTPVLDLDWGRCAVIGNRAFHRNPQIVSELALALQRGLQQGGMTTCGKHFPGHGFVAGDSHFVMPQDDRTLAELEADDLIPFARMAEAGMGSVMPAHVVYPAVDGRPAGFSPVWLQDILRDQLHFDGVIFSDDLGMEGAAGVGGFVARAAAALDAGCDMVLVCNQPERADEVLAGLQPPAQPRLAERLQRMAGTGTIAGWQQQILSADFATRQAQVKALTIPQNVLQGPAVGEAS
- the acpS gene encoding holo-ACP synthase: MIYGIGTDMVEIARMQGLLQRWGDKAGRRILAESEMADFLQSRDQARFLAKRFAVKEALSKAVGTGVVEPVLLTAIAVSHDELGKPQLVFAAALQDFLSQRGIVRSHVSITDEREHALAFVVLEQA
- a CDS encoding antibiotic biosynthesis monooxygenase family protein is translated as MSQQLPRPPCWAVIFSAPAKPADLAGRMLRLAQLQAGYLGAEATEDGDGMPVTRCYWDDVDAIAAWRVHAEHLLARESDRQGRLQFSLQVDRIEQVADVSRGGDA
- a CDS encoding HD-GYP domain-containing protein, which encodes MSDNPLSDKLKSSAISIGKELPMDVYAKNGILLLRRGHYVLSPEMKHRLVKLGFAEHQEEIKPAEKPEQEQNKSQSLFEEIIFLQQRVRSMLLHALSRPGLETRVRSIAQKIMELSERHPDGLLASMLLLPFNEYGVAHSLHTTVLLALITRHMPLPAGHREILLCAALTMNIAQIELQNELFSHQDMLAPEQQTAIREHPLLSSAILREAGIENELWHALVQTHHENWQGKGYPFGLARKQILPPAHLLHLADITCAKLAPRRYRPAQLPATALGNLFQRKDVDFDTAFTTMLIRELGIYPPGSFVKLANNEIAVVLARRNKPSEPQVAALRKADGPAYAEVLLRETSQSAYKITGPCSASLAGVRISFLASLWKG
- the recO gene encoding DNA repair protein RecO, with translation MSQPGRVDRQQAYLLHAQPYRETSLLVEVLTPQHGRFTMVARGARRPRADVRGVLLPFQPLTLSWFGKGEVRTLHTAEWNGGVPQLAGIRLVCGFYLNELMLKLTARDDAEPRAFTVYDQAVRALAVADSLSATLRRYELRLLQALGYAGSFACDQHGEVIDAAAGYLCRGGALAERDAGFDPAGPFLRLPGSELLAIEADNYSAISTRRAARSLLRLLLTDLLGEEPLASRELLQAINAIAD
- the pdxJ gene encoding pyridoxine 5'-phosphate synthase, producing MILLGVNIDHVATLRQARGTRYPSPVEAALVSETAGADLITLHLREDRRHIQDADVVAMRQVIKTRMNLEMAMTPEMLANALAVAPEDVCLVPEKREEVTTEGGLDVLGHYADVCHYTETLQQAGIRVSIFIDPDRAQISKAYEAGARVIELHTGAYADAVHAAEREAELARIRGAAAFAAELGMVVNAGHGLNYHNVKPIAAIPQISELNIGHAIIGQAVFVGLDRAVRDMKALMQEARRG